Below is a window of Virgibacillus sp. NKC19-3 DNA.
GAAAGCTCCAACGTTCAAAGTCTTCATAGAATTTTTCCAAATAAGGGTTTGTATCTACCTTTTCCAAGGATGTTTTAAATTGCAATGCATGTGCCAGTGCGTTCGTCATGGTAGACTTTCCGACACCAACTGTACCTGCTACTGTTATGATGCTGTCATTTGGAATTTGGTATTTTTCTCTTAATTTCATTATGTTTATTCTCCTCTATCAATCGTTTATCGTTTCGCCTGAATAGCACGGGACTCGAGCTGCATCCGCACCTGCTCAATCACACGATTTAAATCTTCCTGATGGTGCACAAAGTCTGTCTTATCTCCGTTAATCCGTATGACCGGAATATCCGGATGCATGACCTCAAATTTATTCATGTAATCTTCATAGTCTCGTGCGAGTTGAGCCAAATAGGATGGCTTCATATTTTGCTCCACATCCCTCCCGCGTCGACGAACACGCTCGACTAGCGTATCAATGCTGCCGTGCAGGTATATCATCATATTCGGAACGGGCATGTCACTCGTCAAAATATGATAAATCTGTTCATACTTCTCAAATTTATCCGCTGGTAATGTACGTTTCGCAAAAATCATGTTTTTCGATATATGATAATCAGCAATAACTGCTTTATGCTGCTTTAGGAATTGTGTTTCAATATCCTCTAATTGCTTGAAACGATTGCATAAAAAGAACATTTCCGTTTGAAAACTCCAAGCCTTGATATCATCATAAAATTTGCCGAGAAATGGATTTTCCTCGACGATTTCTTTAAGCAAATGAAAATCAAAATGGACAGAAAGTTTTTTTGCAAGGGATGTCTTTCCAATACCAATGGGCCCTTCTATTGCAATAAATGGAACCTCTGTCATAGATACTCCTCCAATCAATAATCAATCTGGACAGATGTGTTTTATTTTATCATAGAATGAAGCGATCATCTATGAGATAAAAACTTCCACTTTTCAACAAAGCCTCATTTATGTATAATGGGTTTACTACAATTAACACATGTGGCTCCGTAGCTCAGGGGATAGAGCGTTGGTTTCCTAAACCATGCGTCGCAGGTTCGAATCCTGCCGGGGCCATTCACTTAAGTTCTACGATTTTCGATAGGATATAATTCCATTCGCTACTCCACTACAAATGACAACAAGAGAGGGAATAGTATGAGTCTTACAAAGAAAATTCTTATCGCCCTTATTTTAGGGGTGATTGTTGGTATAGGTTTTACCTTTGTATCACCAGAGGTGTTTTCCCCTGTTGATACGTATGTATTAACTCCGGTTGGACAAATATTCTTAAACCTCATCATGATGATTGTTGTGCCGATTGTGTTTGTATCTATTGTACTAGGTACAGCCGGTTTAGGTGATCCGACAAAGCTTGGGAAAATCGGGCTTAAGACGATTAGTTTTTATCTGGTTACTACAGCGGTTGCATTAATGATTGGGCTGGGAGTTGCTTATGTGCTTGAGCCTGGTACGGAGGGAACTTTTGATGTAGAAAATGCGGAATTTGAAGCGGAATCTACCCCACCGGTCATGGATACGCTGATCAATATTATTCCGGAAAACCCTTTTGAAGCACTGGCCTCCGGGGAAATGTTGCAGATTATTGCGTTTGCATTATTCATTGGGATCGCACTTGCTTATCTAGGTGAAAAAACGGCTGGAATATTTCGGTTGTTTGAACAGGCAAATGAGCTTTTGATTTGGCTGGTTCATGTTATTATGAAAACAGCACCATACGGAGCGTTTGCTCTGATTGCATCAGCGATCGGTGATGCGGGGCTGGATGCGATTGGATCCATGGCGATGTATATGGTTGCCGTGGTATTAGCCTTAGTTATACATGGAGCTGTTACGTATAGCATAGCCATTTGGGGACTTGGAAAGGCAAGTCCGATTAAATTTTATAAAGGATTTTTCCCTGCGATGTCAGTAGGCTTTAGTACCTCTAGTTCCAGTGCTGCCTTGCCTATTGCTATGCAATCAGCGCAGGAAACCTTAGGTGTGAAAAAATCGATCAGCAGCTTTGTTCAGCCATTAGGTGCAACGATTAATATGGATGGAACCGCTATTATGCAAGCTGTTGCAACGGTGTTTATTTCACAGGTTTATGCGGTACCGTTGGAATTTACGGACATTATTCTAATTATATTGACGGCAACACTTGCGAGTATTGGAACAGCAGGAGTTCCAAGTGTTGGTTTAATCATGCTAGCGATGGTCTTACAACAAATCGGATTACCGGTAGAGGGAATCGCATTAATTGTCGGCGTTGACCGCCTACTGGATATGCTTCGTACCTCTTTAAATATTACAGGAGATGCAACAGCCGCATATGTCATCTCGGAAAGTGAAAAGCGGAAAGAAGCAAACACAGCTGAATCTGCAAAATAATAAACAAAGAAGACCGCCCTTATGATTAGGGGCGGTCTTTGCTAATAATCAGGCTTTACCAACAGAATCAGTCTGCCACATTTCTAATTTTTCGGCCATTTCCCAAAACATGTATTCAAATTGACTGGTCTTGATCACGATTTCTTCTAATGCTACAAGTTCATGTTCAGGTTTGTCTTTCGTAAGTTCATTGATTACATCCATACAGTCATTTGCCAATGTGGTAAAATCATCAGAGGAATACATTTTCACCCATTCTCCATAAAATTCATGATCCAACGCTCCAGGTATTAAAGCTAAATGTTTCCCAATAAAATTATAGCTCCATGCACAAGTAAGAATAGCTGCAATCACATTTTCCACTCCGCCTCGTTGGGACATATTCAACATATAACTGGTGTATGCAGTTGTCGTAGACGCAGCTTCCGTCTCTTCCAGTTCTTTAGTTGATATGTTAAATTTGCTAGCATACTTACGATGTAAATCCATTTCTACATGCAATGTTTCATGTAATAGATTTGCAAATGTTGTCATAGTCTTCAAGTCAGGTGCTTTCGCACTACCTAAAGCAAAAAGCCGAGCATACTCGATGAGATATACATAATCTTGCTTCAAATAGTGTTTAAACTTTTCTTGATGCAGCGTACCATCCCCAATTCCTTTTACAAAAGGATGCTCCAAATAGGCATTCCATATTGGTTGGACTCGGTTCCATAATCGATCTGTAAATAAATTCTCCATTATATACACTCCTTTGATTTTTTCCCACATTAGAGGAGTGAAAAGAAAAAACCCCATCCACTAGCACAGTAGTAGAATGGGGAGCCATCATCAAACATGTATACATAGCCACTTTCCTACGCTAGTATGAACTAGATCAGGTTCGAAGGGTCAAGTATCCTCTCTCAGCAAATAAATATGCTCCCCTAGTGAAAAATGAAATAATATGAAGTTAT
It encodes the following:
- a CDS encoding deoxynucleoside kinase; its protein translation is MTEVPFIAIEGPIGIGKTSLAKKLSVHFDFHLLKEIVEENPFLGKFYDDIKAWSFQTEMFFLCNRFKQLEDIETQFLKQHKAVIADYHISKNMIFAKRTLPADKFEKYEQIYHILTSDMPVPNMMIYLHGSIDTLVERVRRRGRDVEQNMKPSYLAQLARDYEDYMNKFEVMHPDIPVIRINGDKTDFVHHQEDLNRVIEQVRMQLESRAIQAKR
- a CDS encoding dicarboxylate/amino acid:cation symporter; amino-acid sequence: MSLTKKILIALILGVIVGIGFTFVSPEVFSPVDTYVLTPVGQIFLNLIMMIVVPIVFVSIVLGTAGLGDPTKLGKIGLKTISFYLVTTAVALMIGLGVAYVLEPGTEGTFDVENAEFEAESTPPVMDTLINIIPENPFEALASGEMLQIIAFALFIGIALAYLGEKTAGIFRLFEQANELLIWLVHVIMKTAPYGAFALIASAIGDAGLDAIGSMAMYMVAVVLALVIHGAVTYSIAIWGLGKASPIKFYKGFFPAMSVGFSTSSSSAALPIAMQSAQETLGVKKSISSFVQPLGATINMDGTAIMQAVATVFISQVYAVPLEFTDIILIILTATLASIGTAGVPSVGLIMLAMVLQQIGLPVEGIALIVGVDRLLDMLRTSLNITGDATAAYVISESEKRKEANTAESAK
- the tenA gene encoding thiaminase II; translated protein: MENLFTDRLWNRVQPIWNAYLEHPFVKGIGDGTLHQEKFKHYLKQDYVYLIEYARLFALGSAKAPDLKTMTTFANLLHETLHVEMDLHRKYASKFNISTKELEETEAASTTTAYTSYMLNMSQRGGVENVIAAILTCAWSYNFIGKHLALIPGALDHEFYGEWVKMYSSDDFTTLANDCMDVINELTKDKPEHELVALEEIVIKTSQFEYMFWEMAEKLEMWQTDSVGKA